The segment GACTCGATCTCCTTTCTTTCCAAACGGAGGGAAGGCGGTGCCAAGGCTGAAGGAAAGCTTCCCGACGATTGATTCGGTTGCGGAAAGACCTTCTTTGGGATCAGCTATGAGTTTCTTCAGCACGATGGCTTCTGCATCGTGGGCGGTTGGGACATGTGCCGACGACATGTCTGGCAAAGGCCTCAATTCCTGTGCGTGTGCTGGAAGGCCCACAAGGATCACGGTCAGCAATATCAATATGCTTTTCATATTTTCTCCGGGCCGAAACAGGTTATTAAGCAACACGGTTAGTGTATCAAAAATTGGTCTTATTGTAAAATCAAATTGACATGCCCTATTGGAATATTTATACTGACCTTGAGATTCACCAGAATATATGTGCTCAAAACCTATGGTCCATCTTTGCACAGACAACGATTTTGACGCGATCTTCGAGATCGTCAACGACGCGGCGCAGGCATACAAGGGCGTGATCCCCGACGACCGCTGGCATGAACCGTATATGCCACGGGACTCTCTTCGTCATGAATTGGAATCGGGCGTTGCGTTCTGGGGTTACGACGAGGACGATGAACTCCTCGGAGTCATGGGCATTCAGGACGTGCAGGACGTGACGCTCATCAGGCACGCGTATGTGAGAACAGCGGACCACGGCAAGGGCATCGGCAGCAGGCTGATCTCTCACCTCAAGACGCTCGCCAGGCGACCGATGCTTGTCGGCACCTGGCAGGCGGCGATCTGGGCGGTCCGGTTCTATGAGCGACACGGATTCAAACTGGTATCGCATGAAGAAAAGGAGCGGCTGCTCAGAAACTATTGGAACATCCCCGAGCGCCAGACTGAGACCTCGGTGGTGCTGGCCGACGAACGGGCGCTCACTCTGCTGCGCAATCAATCATTTCCCGCTTGACAAAATCCCCTTATTCAGGATATTCTTACTTATCAGTATTATCTGATATACCCGTAATCGGGCAAGGAGAGAACCGGCATGCTCAAAAAGAAAGAAAAGATCCCCATTACAGGCCCCATCATCAAAGGCACCAGCTGCTGCGCCGTCGAGGCGATCGTCACGGTGGACGAGCGGGGCCAGATGGTCCTGCCGAGGGAACTCAGGCTGAAGGCAGGCATCAAGGCGGGCGACAAGCTCGCGGTCACGAGCTGGAAAAAGGACGGCGAGATCTGCTGCATCGCCCTGATCAAGGCAGGCAGCATGGAATCCATGGTGAGAGGCCTGCTCGGGCCGGTGATGAAAGATGTTCTGTAAACCTGAAAACGGCAGGTTTCTCGCAGAGGCGCAGAGTTCGCAGAGAAATCTTAAAATATTCCGGGTTAAAGCCAAGACTTAAAGGTATCGTTTTAACTCTGTGGCCTCCGCGTGCTCTGCGAGAGATGCTTTTAGTTCCTGCTTGCCCCGCTTTAGAGGCATTCGCCTCTAACGGGGCTTGTCCGGGGTAAAATAAAGCGAGGATGACATCATGCAGATGTTGAAGTTCGTGAAAAAAGAAGCGCCGTATTGGACCACGGGCACTCTTGCTACCCCGGCGGGCGCCGTGTACACGGTTTCGACCGAGTGGTCCCGATGTGACACCTGGGGCATGATCAAAAGCAGGATGAGCGCATTCCGCATGAACTACGCAATAACACCCGGGTTGTACGCCGTGGGCGGACCGACAAAGGATGCAGATGTGTTCGTGACCGCAAACTACAAGCTTACCTTCGATATTCTCCGTCGTGAGCTCAAGGGAATGAACGTCTGGGTGCTCGTCCTTGACACGAAAAGCATCAATGTCTGGTGCGCGGCAGGAAAGGGGACCTTCGGTACGGACGAGCTGATCAAACGCATCACGGAAGCAAAGCTCGACAGTGTTGTGGGCCACCGGAGGATCATTCTGCCCCAGCTCGGGGCCGTGGGCGTGAACGCGAGCGAGGTGCAGAAGAAAACCGGTTTCCGGGTTTCCTTCGGGCCGATAGAGGCGCGGGACATCCCTGCCTATGTTCAGGCGGGCTACAAAAAAACAAAAGAAATGGGCGCCATCAGGTTCTCGATGCTTGACCGGCTGGTCCTGACGCCCATGGAGATCAACCCCGCCATGAAAAAGTTCCCCTGGGTCGCGGGAGGCATTCTCCTGTTCTTCGGACTCCAGCCGCAGGGGCTTCTGTTCGAACAGGCATGGTTTAACGGTTTGCCGTTCCTTGTCCTGGCGCTGCTTGCAGTCCTTGCAGGCGCGCTCGTGACCCCGGTGTTGCTGCCCTTTGTCCCGTTCCGGTCGTTCGCGATAAAAGGCTGGATCATGGGAGTGCTGTCAATGTCCCTTGCGTTGCCTTTTTTCGGACCTGTCAGCACACAGGACCCGATACTGTTGAGCGTTGTCTATCTTCTGTTTCCCGCGCTGAGCTCCTACCTCGCCCTCCAATTCACGGGCGCGACGACCTTTACGGGCATGTCCGGAGTTAAAAAAGAACTCAAGATCGGCATCCCTTTCTACATAGGCGCAGTAAGCGTATCATTGCTTCTGATGATCGTTTTCAAGCTCAAGGAATGGGGGATCGTATGAAATACCTCGCCAACGTAACGACCCTGCAATACGCACCGGACAAGTGCACCGGCTGCGGCAGGTGCGTCGAGGTTTGTCCGCAGCGGGTATTTGAAATGCAGGACAAGCGCGCGGCGATCACGGACAGGGACCTGTGCATGGAATGCGGGGCCTGCGCCCTGAACTGCGAGTTCAACGCGATCACCGTCAACACCGGCGTGGGCTGCGCCGCGGCCATCATCAACAGTATGATCACCGGCGGCCCGCCATCCTGCGACTGCAGCGATACTTCCGCCGGGTGCTGCGGAT is part of the Nitrospirota bacterium genome and harbors:
- a CDS encoding GNAT family N-acetyltransferase yields the protein MVHLCTDNDFDAIFEIVNDAAQAYKGVIPDDRWHEPYMPRDSLRHELESGVAFWGYDEDDELLGVMGIQDVQDVTLIRHAYVRTADHGKGIGSRLISHLKTLARRPMLVGTWQAAIWAVRFYERHGFKLVSHEEKERLLRNYWNIPERQTETSVVLADERALTLLRNQSFPA
- a CDS encoding AbrB/MazE/SpoVT family DNA-binding domain-containing protein, with the translated sequence MLKKKEKIPITGPIIKGTSCCAVEAIVTVDERGQMVLPRELRLKAGIKAGDKLAVTSWKKDGEICCIALIKAGSMESMVRGLLGPVMKDVL
- a CDS encoding acetyl-CoA synthase subunit gamma → MQMLKFVKKEAPYWTTGTLATPAGAVYTVSTEWSRCDTWGMIKSRMSAFRMNYAITPGLYAVGGPTKDADVFVTANYKLTFDILRRELKGMNVWVLVLDTKSINVWCAAGKGTFGTDELIKRITEAKLDSVVGHRRIILPQLGAVGVNASEVQKKTGFRVSFGPIEARDIPAYVQAGYKKTKEMGAIRFSMLDRLVLTPMEINPAMKKFPWVAGGILLFFGLQPQGLLFEQAWFNGLPFLVLALLAVLAGALVTPVLLPFVPFRSFAIKGWIMGVLSMSLALPFFGPVSTQDPILLSVVYLLFPALSSYLALQFTGATTFTGMSGVKKELKIGIPFYIGAVSVSLLLMIVFKLKEWGIV
- a CDS encoding 4Fe-4S binding protein, whose protein sequence is MKYLANVTTLQYAPDKCTGCGRCVEVCPQRVFEMQDKRAAITDRDLCMECGACALNCEFNAITVNTGVGCAAAIINSMITGGPPSCDCSDTSAGCCG